A stretch of the Archangium violaceum genome encodes the following:
- a CDS encoding ribbon-helix-helix domain-containing protein, which produces MPRTTRVKQKKQQAAATRKRSPSRKAASASRAPATPPAARREANAAPAESATAETTPPTKRGRFAGMSVAELQAKYREVVGRPTGSTHPAYLQWKIREAEAGRIPVGPRPQREVKPSATGKRVIPLSFDEKALEALDKAWRNAGMPSRTHFFRRAVRHYLTEMGATEAAAFFASDAE; this is translated from the coding sequence ATGCCCCGTACCACCCGAGTGAAGCAGAAGAAGCAGCAGGCCGCCGCCACCCGGAAACGCTCGCCTTCGAGGAAGGCCGCCAGCGCCAGCCGCGCTCCGGCCACGCCTCCCGCCGCGCGGCGCGAGGCCAACGCCGCGCCTGCGGAGAGCGCCACCGCCGAGACGACACCGCCCACGAAGCGCGGGCGCTTCGCGGGCATGAGTGTTGCCGAGTTGCAGGCGAAGTACCGCGAAGTCGTCGGCCGCCCGACTGGAAGCACCCACCCCGCCTACCTTCAGTGGAAGATTCGGGAGGCGGAGGCTGGCCGGATTCCGGTGGGCCCGCGCCCGCAGCGCGAGGTGAAGCCCAGCGCCACCGGCAAGCGCGTCATTCCCCTCTCCTTCGACGAGAAGGCCCTGGAGGCCCTGGACAAGGCCTGGCGCAACGCGGGCATGCCCAGCCGGACGCACTTCTTCCGGCGCGCGGTGCGCCACTACCTCACCGAAATGGGCGCCACCGAGGCCGCCGCCTTCTTCGCCTCGGACGCGGAGTGA
- a CDS encoding DUF2169 family type VI secretion system accessory protein — protein MQLSENTTGMSAGLTVATDAQAREHCVVAVKGTFRMDGRGEPQLADVQRPVAYTDEHHGAPEMTSLLRENDFALTKPLVDLLVQGHAVAPHGRATEAMLVRVEMPGRQKDLRVTGDRYWDKGLMGMKATPPKPFVRMPLRYEFAFGGVDTSHPEPKHHGAELRNPVGRGFRQNPRAADAVGTPLPNLEHPRHFLDRWDGKTVPVGLGPVGRGWQPRLAHAGTYDERWLAEDYPFLPRDFNPRYFQCAPEDQQLPALRGGEVFRCLGLTESGPWTVTLPRLQVPVAFRFRESDVSAEARMDTVLLDADAREVVVTWRATVPLGKKLSHLREVQVGLPRPSAKEGPVRYLRGKPYFRGLGALVSWRRRAPRAGGQP, from the coding sequence ATGCAACTCAGCGAGAACACCACGGGCATGTCCGCGGGCCTCACCGTGGCGACGGACGCCCAGGCCCGAGAGCACTGCGTCGTCGCCGTCAAAGGCACCTTCCGCATGGACGGCCGCGGCGAGCCCCAACTGGCGGACGTGCAACGTCCGGTGGCCTACACGGACGAGCACCACGGGGCCCCCGAAATGACGAGCCTCCTCCGGGAGAATGACTTCGCATTGACGAAGCCCCTGGTGGACCTCCTCGTGCAGGGCCACGCCGTCGCACCCCACGGGCGCGCGACGGAGGCGATGCTGGTGCGCGTGGAGATGCCGGGCCGGCAGAAGGACCTCCGCGTCACGGGGGACCGCTACTGGGACAAGGGGCTGATGGGCATGAAGGCCACGCCTCCCAAGCCCTTCGTCCGCATGCCCCTGCGCTACGAGTTCGCCTTCGGTGGAGTGGACACCTCCCACCCCGAGCCGAAGCACCACGGCGCGGAGCTGCGCAACCCAGTGGGCAGAGGCTTCCGGCAGAACCCGCGCGCCGCGGATGCGGTGGGGACACCGTTGCCCAACCTGGAGCACCCCCGGCACTTCCTGGACAGGTGGGATGGGAAGACGGTGCCGGTGGGATTGGGCCCGGTGGGCCGTGGCTGGCAGCCTCGCCTCGCCCACGCCGGCACCTACGACGAGCGCTGGCTCGCGGAGGACTACCCCTTCCTTCCTCGGGACTTCAACCCGCGCTACTTCCAGTGCGCGCCCGAGGACCAGCAACTGCCGGCCCTGCGCGGCGGCGAGGTGTTCCGGTGCCTGGGCCTCACCGAGTCCGGCCCCTGGACGGTGACGCTGCCGCGCCTCCAGGTGCCGGTGGCCTTTCGCTTCCGCGAGTCCGACGTCAGCGCCGAGGCACGCATGGACACGGTGCTGCTCGACGCGGACGCGCGCGAGGTGGTGGTGACGTGGCGGGCCACCGTGCCGCTGGGCAAGAAGCTCTCCCACCTTCGCGAGGTGCAGGTGGGCCTGCCCCGCCCGAGCGCGAAGGAAGGGCCGGTGCGGTACCTGCGCGGCAAGCCCTACTTCCGGGGGCTGGGCGCACTCGTTTCCTGGAGGCGTCGCGCGCCGCGAGCGGGAGGACAGCCATGA
- a CDS encoding TIGR02270 family protein produces the protein MVLEDVLEEHLDEAAFRWLQWERALEAPDFTLSDVARQEEQLAAHLHGLVLGGAEAADALLWPALDSGEAPRITAAAYVLLAQGHVEALLNFMQGDALEARAAVRRAVELSAAPSLGKHLLPLLKRDDVALQAQLLEALAFRQEAPAEVLAESFLHEEPQARMAALRASPPLPEATTRRLLPRLLESGHPGIRAAAMEAGLASGARVAWEACRQAVRACNAHSPQAMVLLALFGTDADTALLVDMLGTQEMRPHALWALGFSGRLGAMEACLALLEDPLAARLAGEAFSAMTGLQLEGLYALPPGEQPEGAPLPPEQQEDLDADLVPKPEDDLPWPCIGAVRYWWKEARPRFHAERRYLNGQPLEGPALLEALTHGPMRRRHVLARELDIRSKGRYRIPTRAFTHRQWAALAQARAGCAHLSLLPLERTLR, from the coding sequence ATGGTGTTGGAGGACGTGCTGGAAGAGCACCTGGACGAGGCAGCTTTCCGGTGGCTGCAATGGGAGCGAGCCCTGGAGGCTCCGGACTTCACCCTCTCCGACGTGGCGAGACAGGAGGAGCAGTTGGCGGCGCACCTGCATGGGCTGGTGCTGGGCGGCGCGGAGGCCGCCGACGCCTTGCTCTGGCCCGCATTGGACTCCGGAGAAGCACCGCGAATCACCGCCGCCGCCTATGTCCTGCTGGCCCAGGGGCACGTCGAGGCCCTCCTCAACTTCATGCAAGGTGACGCGCTCGAGGCGAGAGCGGCTGTCCGACGCGCGGTGGAGTTGAGTGCGGCCCCCAGCCTGGGTAAGCATCTGCTTCCACTGCTGAAGCGGGATGACGTCGCCCTTCAGGCCCAGCTGCTGGAGGCGCTGGCCTTCCGGCAGGAAGCGCCTGCTGAAGTGCTTGCGGAGTCTTTCCTCCACGAGGAGCCGCAGGCGAGGATGGCGGCGCTACGCGCCAGCCCGCCCCTTCCCGAGGCCACCACGCGCCGGCTCCTCCCCCGACTCCTGGAGTCCGGGCACCCGGGGATTCGTGCCGCGGCCATGGAGGCCGGCCTGGCCTCGGGCGCGCGAGTGGCCTGGGAGGCCTGCCGTCAGGCGGTGCGCGCGTGCAATGCCCACTCACCCCAGGCCATGGTGCTGCTCGCCCTTTTCGGCACCGACGCCGACACGGCCCTGCTGGTGGACATGTTGGGGACTCAGGAGATGCGCCCGCATGCCCTCTGGGCCCTGGGCTTCAGTGGGCGCCTCGGGGCCATGGAGGCCTGCCTCGCGCTGCTGGAGGACCCCCTGGCGGCACGGCTGGCGGGGGAAGCCTTCTCGGCCATGACGGGCCTCCAGTTGGAGGGCCTCTATGCCCTCCCTCCCGGGGAGCAACCCGAAGGGGCGCCGCTTCCGCCCGAGCAGCAGGAGGACCTGGATGCGGACCTGGTGCCCAAACCCGAGGATGACCTGCCCTGGCCGTGCATTGGTGCGGTGAGGTACTGGTGGAAGGAGGCCCGCCCTCGCTTCCATGCGGAGCGGCGCTACCTGAACGGCCAGCCCCTTGAGGGGCCCGCACTGCTGGAGGCCCTCACGCACGGCCCCATGCGGCGCCGGCACGTGCTGGCACGCGAGTTGGACATTCGCAGCAAGGGCCGGTACCGCATTCCCACCCGGGCCTTCACCCACCGCCAATGGGCGGCGCTGGCCCAGGCCCGGGCGGGCTGCGCACACCTGAGCCTTCTGCCCCTGGAGCGCACGCTGCGCTGA
- a CDS encoding DUF6900 domain-containing protein, translating to MPLARLTPEGARTEAMTKHPMRHTPAQGSGKRPVAPEVLEATVERIGREVLHLETLKTRRADSLDFHELAVWRVRDALEEAFRAGMRAATDSRGK from the coding sequence ATGCCCCTCGCGCGCCTCACCCCGGAAGGCGCGCGGACGGAAGCCATGACGAAACACCCCATGCGCCACACGCCAGCCCAGGGCAGCGGCAAACGCCCTGTCGCCCCTGAAGTCCTTGAAGCCACCGTTGAGCGCATTGGGCGCGAAGTGCTGCACCTCGAGACATTGAAGACGCGCCGCGCGGACAGCCTCGACTTCCATGAGCTTGCGGTGTGGAGGGTGAGAGACGCCCTCGAAGAGGCCTTCCGCGCCGGCATGCGCGCCGCCACGGATTCACGCGGCAAGTAG
- a CDS encoding ISAs1 family transposase, whose amino-acid sequence MSGKKNRGGRTGGPSTPQAGNGKGKKDEQETPSRVQRMMASLGLTFKEVKDPRARRGQRHPLAAMLMLLVQALAVGRRVLRHAEALGEDMLREGTAPEGLKRPVSDTTLDRLLGKLEPEGLEQEVHQMVHRGLEVGLIRHELFARGVVSIDGKAGESTPGQPPCEPSHTTKDEQGREYWYPYALRASLTSSAAQPVLDQKLLEGKQGEATAFPELFKRVVEKFGRHFEYVTVDAGMTSAANARVVREAGKHYLMALKENFHRLHDKAWVALAVAPVKVRTRERTSGEWVERELRVVDKPPEEDFPGAQQWVWVRQTRTRDGELPKVETRLFLTSIPTGQLSPERMLTLVRRHWGIENGPNWTADVVLEEDSASPSLRGNAPLVLSWLRLLAYNLLALVRTHLPTRDKRPQSFARTMEVLYQGLLGLAVLPESLATLA is encoded by the coding sequence ATGAGTGGGAAGAAAAACCGGGGCGGGAGGACTGGCGGGCCCTCCACCCCCCAAGCGGGAAACGGGAAGGGGAAGAAGGACGAGCAGGAAACCCCCTCCCGCGTGCAGAGGATGATGGCGAGCCTGGGGCTGACATTCAAGGAGGTAAAGGACCCCCGGGCCCGCCGGGGACAGAGGCACCCGCTGGCGGCGATGTTGATGCTGCTGGTGCAGGCGCTGGCGGTGGGGCGGCGGGTGTTGAGGCATGCCGAGGCGCTGGGGGAGGACATGCTGCGCGAAGGCACGGCGCCCGAGGGGCTGAAGCGGCCGGTGTCCGACACGACGTTGGATAGGCTGCTGGGGAAGTTGGAGCCAGAGGGGTTGGAGCAGGAGGTGCACCAGATGGTGCACCGAGGCCTGGAAGTGGGGCTGATACGCCATGAGCTCTTCGCCCGGGGCGTCGTCAGCATTGACGGGAAGGCAGGGGAGAGCACGCCGGGGCAGCCGCCGTGCGAGCCGAGCCACACGACGAAGGATGAGCAGGGGCGGGAGTACTGGTACCCGTACGCGCTGCGCGCCAGTCTCACCAGCAGCGCGGCCCAGCCGGTGCTCGACCAGAAGTTGCTGGAAGGCAAGCAGGGAGAGGCGACGGCGTTCCCGGAGTTGTTCAAACGGGTGGTGGAGAAGTTCGGGCGGCATTTCGAGTACGTGACAGTGGACGCGGGAATGACGAGCGCGGCCAATGCGCGGGTGGTGAGGGAGGCGGGCAAGCACTACCTGATGGCGCTCAAGGAGAACTTCCACCGGCTACATGACAAGGCGTGGGTGGCGCTGGCGGTGGCGCCAGTGAAGGTGCGCACGCGCGAGCGGACGAGCGGGGAGTGGGTGGAGAGGGAGTTGAGGGTGGTGGACAAGCCGCCAGAGGAGGACTTTCCCGGCGCCCAGCAATGGGTATGGGTGAGGCAGACGCGAACCAGAGACGGCGAGCTGCCGAAGGTGGAGACGCGGCTGTTCCTCACCTCCATTCCCACAGGGCAACTGTCCCCGGAGCGGATGCTGACGTTGGTACGCCGGCACTGGGGGATTGAGAACGGGCCCAACTGGACAGCGGACGTGGTGCTGGAGGAGGACAGCGCCTCGCCCAGCCTGCGAGGCAATGCACCCCTGGTACTCAGCTGGCTGCGTTTGCTGGCCTACAACCTGCTGGCCCTGGTGCGCACGCACCTGCCGACTCGCGACAAACGGCCCCAAAGCTTCGCACGCACCATGGAGGTGCTCTACCAGGGCCTGTTGGGTCTGGCCGTGCTGCCCGAGAGTCTGGCCACACTTGCCTGA
- a CDS encoding Mu transposase domain-containing protein produces the protein MPRSLLYDNLKSVVLERVGDHIRFHPKLLEFAGHYHFAPKPCAPYRGNEKGKVERSIHYLRHSFFAARTYSSLDDLNSQLSRWIEDTAHARPLPQDTSRRVHQALEEERPRLLPLPGNAFGCDVVRTLHSGKTPYVRFDGNDYSIPHTLVTKPLTLVASDSLVRLLDGTREVARHTRCWDKGKTLECEEHLAALAAHKRHAHELRGRDRLRQSCPSADAFIAVLASRNAHLAGHTSRLLKLLDAHGPEALESALSTALSRGAIGAESVAHLLEHSRRQQHLPPVLSVSLPDDPRVRSARVQPHSLSDYDALLRKDSP, from the coding sequence GTGCCGCGCTCCCTGTTGTATGACAATTTGAAGAGCGTGGTGTTGGAGCGCGTGGGCGACCACATCCGCTTCCACCCCAAGCTGCTGGAATTCGCCGGCCACTACCACTTCGCTCCCAAGCCCTGCGCCCCCTACCGCGGCAACGAGAAGGGCAAGGTGGAGCGCTCCATCCACTACCTGCGCCACTCCTTCTTCGCCGCACGTACCTACTCCTCGCTGGATGACCTCAACTCCCAGCTGTCGCGCTGGATTGAGGACACCGCCCACGCACGCCCCCTCCCACAGGACACCTCGCGCCGCGTGCACCAGGCCCTGGAGGAGGAGCGGCCCCGACTGCTTCCCCTGCCAGGGAATGCCTTCGGCTGCGACGTGGTGCGCACCCTCCACAGCGGCAAGACGCCCTACGTCCGCTTCGACGGCAACGACTACTCCATTCCCCACACCCTGGTGACAAAACCTCTCACCCTGGTGGCCAGCGACTCGCTGGTGCGCCTGCTGGATGGCACCCGGGAGGTGGCCCGCCACACGCGCTGCTGGGACAAGGGCAAGACTCTCGAATGCGAGGAGCACCTGGCCGCCCTCGCCGCCCACAAGCGCCACGCCCACGAGCTGCGCGGACGCGACAGGCTGCGCCAGTCCTGCCCCAGCGCCGACGCCTTCATCGCCGTGCTCGCCTCGCGTAACGCCCACCTCGCAGGCCATACCTCGCGCCTGCTCAAGCTGCTCGACGCCCATGGCCCCGAGGCCCTCGAGTCCGCCCTGTCCACCGCGCTCTCTCGCGGTGCCATCGGCGCCGAGTCCGTCGCCCACCTCCTGGAGCACTCCCGCCGCCAGCAGCACCTGCCTCCCGTCCTCTCAGTCTCCCTCCCCGACGACCCCCGCGTGCGCTCTGCCCGCGTCCAGCCCCACTCCCTCTCCGACTACGACGCCCTCTTGCGAAAGGACTCCCCGTGA
- a CDS encoding amidoligase family protein: MKTLRFGIEIETVGISREKLARAIHGVVDGQVQADYRGAQVTDTQGRVWRVVPDASLSGQD; the protein is encoded by the coding sequence ATGAAGACGCTCCGGTTTGGAATCGAAATCGAAACGGTGGGCATTTCCCGGGAGAAGCTGGCGCGCGCCATTCACGGCGTGGTGGACGGGCAGGTGCAGGCGGACTACCGAGGTGCCCAGGTAACGGACACCCAGGGCCGCGTTTGGAGGGTGGTGCCGGACGCCTCCCTCAGCGGGCAGGATTGA
- a CDS encoding DUF6484 domain-containing protein translates to MGRIIGTDGEGRPVVDFEGNPVGPRVARKAVRLDAEGLQAAVEAQQSVELRFEDGDPRLPIIMALLPVVQRRTPSDAIPRARVGAAESPTHVIQGRDGLVLRCGDAAVTLLRNGKVSLEGTSVETSAEGTVRIKGMAV, encoded by the coding sequence TTGGGGCGCATCATCGGGACTGACGGCGAAGGCCGGCCCGTGGTGGACTTCGAGGGCAATCCGGTAGGCCCGCGCGTGGCACGCAAGGCCGTGCGGTTGGACGCGGAGGGACTTCAGGCTGCCGTCGAAGCGCAGCAATCGGTGGAGTTGCGGTTCGAGGATGGAGACCCGCGGCTTCCCATCATCATGGCCCTACTACCCGTCGTTCAGCGGCGCACCCCATCGGATGCAATTCCGCGTGCGCGGGTCGGGGCCGCCGAGTCGCCCACTCACGTCATCCAGGGCCGGGACGGACTCGTGCTGCGCTGCGGGGACGCTGCCGTCACCCTGCTGCGCAACGGGAAGGTCTCCCTGGAGGGGACGTCCGTCGAGACTTCGGCGGAGGGCACCGTGCGCATCAAGGGCATGGCGGTTTAA
- a CDS encoding PAAR-like domain-containing protein → MKVYANGNEVACADGDGKVVAAFPDVCMSPPPPPAGPVPVPYPNTSFSRDMKQGSKRVTINGKPVMLRDQSYYATSPLGNEAATRNFGAGIISHQITGKTHFISWSMDVHVEGLNVPRHIDLTTSNHGSNANNAVPTPNLAKSATSSPGQVTFNACPCCNGALHENQRDPDTGQPFETIPEMEFYGRIAQYRMDRRAEMQGILQKVAEGKMPMPSWANNFDKKLGIPVKDNIIRMGDECERDFKKLQELRQKHPNCPNVHEPRDQGCGVHFKVLEPGLAGEVKSGGAWRAARQKSIKEWRKKGYSIDDEDQVNHMTPADAGGCPYSLSNLVPDSVLSGDCREIENIQTRIQNMNPPKRADRKILFQ, encoded by the coding sequence ATGAAGGTCTATGCCAATGGCAATGAGGTGGCCTGCGCCGACGGGGACGGGAAGGTGGTGGCGGCCTTCCCGGACGTGTGCATGAGCCCTCCCCCACCACCAGCGGGGCCGGTACCGGTGCCCTACCCGAACACCTCCTTCTCCCGGGACATGAAGCAGGGCAGCAAGCGCGTCACCATCAACGGCAAGCCCGTCATGTTGAGGGACCAGTCGTATTACGCGACGTCTCCTCTGGGGAACGAGGCCGCTACCCGCAACTTCGGAGCGGGCATCATCTCCCATCAGATTACGGGGAAGACGCACTTCATCTCCTGGTCGATGGATGTCCATGTCGAGGGCCTGAATGTCCCGAGGCATATCGACCTTACGACTTCCAACCACGGCAGCAACGCGAACAACGCCGTCCCCACCCCCAACCTCGCGAAGAGCGCCACGAGCAGTCCAGGCCAGGTCACCTTCAATGCCTGCCCGTGTTGCAACGGCGCCCTACACGAGAATCAGAGGGACCCGGACACGGGGCAACCCTTCGAGACCATTCCAGAGATGGAGTTCTACGGGCGTATCGCGCAATACCGGATGGACCGGCGCGCGGAGATGCAGGGCATTCTCCAGAAGGTTGCGGAGGGCAAGATGCCGATGCCTTCCTGGGCGAACAATTTCGACAAGAAATTGGGCATCCCCGTCAAGGACAACATCATCCGTATGGGGGACGAGTGCGAGCGCGACTTCAAAAAGCTCCAGGAACTCCGACAGAAGCACCCCAACTGCCCTAACGTGCACGAGCCTCGGGATCAGGGATGCGGTGTCCATTTCAAAGTCCTGGAGCCCGGATTGGCGGGCGAAGTCAAGAGCGGCGGCGCTTGGAGAGCGGCACGCCAGAAATCAATCAAAGAATGGCGGAAGAAGGGGTACTCGATCGACGACGAGGACCAAGTCAATCATATGACCCCAGCCGATGCCGGTGGGTGCCCGTACTCACTGTCGAACCTTGTGCCCGACTCGGTTCTCAGCGGAGACTGTCGGGAAATCGAGAACATTCAGACCCGCATTCAGAACATGAACCCTCCCAAGCGTGCAGATCGCAAAATTCTGTTCCAATGA
- the istB gene encoding IS21-like element helper ATPase IstB, translated as MTSSLAHSLSGLGLHRTSAELDDLVARATKARLSPTQLLEQIVQLESDERARRSLERRTLRSRLGRFKPMADFDWSWPKSIDRPLVESLLRLDFLQDARNVVLLAAQGLGKTMIAQNLAHEALRSGHSVLFTTASQLLLDLGSRDSSRALESRLRHYARVGLLIIDELGYLSYDARNADLLFQLVNLRYEKRSLVLTTNQAFSDWPTIFPNASCATALIDRVIHHCDIVSIEGDSYRRREAEASLESRRSRRSG; from the coding sequence GTGACTTCCTCCCTGGCTCATTCCCTCTCCGGGCTCGGCCTGCACCGCACCAGCGCCGAGCTCGATGACCTCGTCGCTCGCGCCACCAAGGCCCGCCTCTCTCCCACCCAGCTGCTGGAGCAGATTGTCCAACTGGAGTCCGACGAGCGCGCCCGCCGCTCCCTGGAGCGCCGCACCCTGCGCAGCCGCCTGGGCCGCTTCAAGCCCATGGCCGACTTCGACTGGAGCTGGCCCAAGTCCATAGACAGGCCCCTGGTGGAGAGCCTGCTGCGTCTGGACTTCCTCCAGGACGCTCGCAACGTCGTGCTGCTCGCCGCCCAGGGCCTGGGCAAGACGATGATTGCCCAGAACCTCGCTCACGAGGCCCTGCGCTCCGGCCACTCCGTCCTCTTCACCACCGCCTCCCAGCTGCTACTCGACCTCGGCTCGCGCGACTCTTCCCGCGCCTTGGAGTCCCGCCTGCGCCACTACGCTCGCGTGGGCCTGCTCATCATCGACGAGCTGGGCTACCTCTCCTACGACGCGCGCAACGCCGACCTCCTCTTCCAACTCGTCAACTTGCGCTATGAGAAACGCAGCCTCGTCCTCACCACCAATCAGGCCTTCAGCGACTGGCCTACCATCTTCCCCAACGCCAGCTGCGCCACCGCCCTCATCGACCGCGTCATCCACCACTGCGACATCGTCTCCATAGAGGGCGACAGCTACCGCCGCCGCGAAGCCGAAGCCTCTCTGGAGTCTCGCCGCTCCCGCCGCTCCGGCTGA